In Bacillota bacterium, a single genomic region encodes these proteins:
- the namA gene encoding NADPH dehydrogenase NamA, translating into MLFSPYQLKGITLKNRIVMAPMCTYSCMTEDGKVAPWHLVHYGSRAIGQPGMIIVEATAVTPRGRISVNDLGLWDDSQISGMQELVATIHSENCVAAVQLNHAGRKAVVGEPGLAPSPLAFSTDYPRPEELNIDQIETIIGQFQAAARRAKSAGFDVIELHGAHGYLLNQFLSPLTNRRTDEYGSTPEKRFRLLAQITEAVQAVWDGPLMVRLSVEEYHSEGNGPDETAYNVECLQALGVDMIDCSSGGVHPARVPHYPGYQVPYAERFRREFGIATGAVGLIISPLHAEEILQNGRADLVLLGRELLRNPNWPIYAARELGAEIKIPRQYQRGW; encoded by the coding sequence ATGTTATTTTCCCCTTACCAGCTAAAAGGTATAACCCTCAAGAACCGGATTGTAATGGCGCCGATGTGCACCTATTCCTGCATGACCGAAGACGGGAAAGTGGCTCCCTGGCATCTGGTTCATTACGGCAGCCGGGCAATCGGCCAGCCGGGAATGATCATTGTCGAGGCAACCGCAGTCACGCCACGGGGACGGATCAGCGTCAATGACCTGGGCCTGTGGGATGATAGTCAGATTTCCGGCATGCAGGAGCTGGTCGCGACAATCCACAGCGAAAACTGCGTTGCTGCGGTACAACTAAACCACGCCGGCCGCAAAGCCGTGGTCGGTGAACCGGGGCTTGCCCCCTCCCCCCTGGCGTTCAGCACGGACTATCCTCGGCCGGAGGAGCTGAACATCGACCAAATAGAGACGATAATCGGACAGTTCCAGGCAGCGGCCAGGCGAGCAAAATCAGCGGGATTCGATGTTATCGAGCTCCACGGCGCTCATGGCTACCTGTTGAATCAATTCCTATCGCCCCTGACCAACAGACGAACTGATGAGTACGGCAGCACTCCGGAGAAACGCTTCAGGCTACTGGCGCAGATAACAGAAGCTGTCCAGGCAGTCTGGGACGGCCCGCTAATGGTGCGGCTCTCGGTGGAAGAGTACCATAGCGAAGGAAACGGCCCCGATGAGACTGCCTACAACGTAGAGTGCCTGCAGGCCCTGGGAGTGGACATGATTGACTGCTCCAGCGGCGGCGTGCACCCGGCGCGGGTCCCCCATTATCCCGGTTACCAGGTGCCCTATGCAGAGCGCTTTCGCCGGGAGTTCGGCATTGCCACCGGCGCCGTTGGTCTGATTATCTCCCCTCTGCATGCGGAGGAAATTCTCCAAAATGGGCGTGCCGACCTGGTATTGCTGGGCAGGGAGCTGTTACGGAATCCTAACTGGCCGATCTATGCAGCCAGAGAACTGGGCGCTGAAATAAAAATACCCCGCCAATATCAGCGGGGCTGGTGA
- a CDS encoding HesA/MoeB/ThiF family protein: MERYRKNIGMLSEAENLLLREKKAAVIGCGGLGGYILEMLARLGVGALTVVDGDVFAESNLNRQLLCRVDNLGKSKALEAAEHIRQINPHVQVTTMDIWLSSENAQGVLQGHDVVVDALDNVSGRKLLQAECARLGIPMVHGAIAGWYGQVATILPGDDTLDRIYTGERNMGLEEKLGNPSFTPALVASLQVAEVTKLLIGRGDLLSGGTMLFVDTLSQEFYRLPGER; encoded by the coding sequence ATGGAACGTTATCGTAAAAATATCGGCATGCTCAGCGAAGCGGAAAATCTGCTCTTGCGCGAAAAAAAGGCCGCAGTTATCGGCTGCGGCGGGCTCGGCGGTTATATTTTAGAGATGCTAGCACGCCTGGGGGTAGGCGCCCTTACTGTTGTGGACGGTGATGTGTTTGCGGAATCCAACCTCAATCGGCAACTGTTGTGCCGGGTAGATAACCTGGGAAAGAGTAAAGCGTTGGAGGCGGCTGAACATATCCGCCAAATTAATCCCCATGTTCAGGTCACGACGATGGATATCTGGCTTTCCTCTGAGAATGCCCAGGGAGTGCTGCAGGGCCACGATGTAGTTGTCGATGCCTTGGATAATGTCTCCGGACGCAAACTATTGCAAGCGGAATGCGCCCGGCTCGGTATCCCTATGGTTCACGGCGCGATTGCCGGTTGGTATGGCCAGGTGGCGACAATTCTTCCCGGCGATGATACCTTGGACCGAATCTATACCGGGGAGCGGAATATGGGCTTGGAGGAGAAATTGGGCAATCCATCCTTTACTCCCGCCCTGGTGGCCAGCCTGCAAGTGGCAGAGGTGACCAAGCTGCTGATTGGCCGGGGAGATTTACTCTCCGGCGGAACGATGCTGTTTGTCGATACTTTATCCCAGGAATTTTACCGGTTACCTGGAGAGAGGTAA
- a CDS encoding MoaD/ThiS family protein, which translates to MQVNVRLFATLREGRGKTLTIELKESAVVRDVLAVLAIAEQDAAILLRNRLDVTLDSELAPQDTISIFPPVGGG; encoded by the coding sequence ATGCAAGTTAACGTACGGTTGTTTGCCACTTTGCGGGAAGGCAGGGGGAAGACTTTGACAATTGAACTCAAAGAGAGTGCGGTTGTGCGAGACGTGCTCGCTGTCCTTGCGATTGCGGAGCAAGATGCTGCAATATTGCTCCGCAATCGCCTCGATGTCACGTTGGATTCAGAACTGGCCCCGCAGGATACTATCTCAATTTTCCCGCCGGTGGGTGGCGGTTGA
- a CDS encoding radical SAM protein: MEKPGYVPNFIDSEPRRLYLELTSRCNLNCQICYRRAWTEGTGDLPGELLEALAQEAARFSEHPEVVLGGIGEPTHAPLFDRAVKLFASCRLTVTSNGISLTEDRIAKLIAAHVNKLVISVDGGDEEYYRIRGTDLQQVRAGLANLRRHSGGPTLWLQFVASCDNIDSLRSVIDLAAQEKIHGVIISNLVPQTEEHSGKILYSRYQNEAMRNLFNRVRNHSFLRGVNLVLPNYELKTIRRCRFIDEAAMMINYLGDVVPCYRLAHNGREYVFERPKEVVRHSFGSIKKQTLREIWNSEAYRRFRYTVFTNQYPSCMDCELVDGCEIINSTVWDCEGNMPTCGDCLWARNFVICP; encoded by the coding sequence ATGGAAAAACCGGGTTATGTGCCCAACTTTATAGATTCTGAACCTCGGCGCCTCTATTTGGAACTTACCAGTCGCTGTAATCTAAATTGCCAAATTTGCTACCGTCGCGCCTGGACAGAAGGAACAGGGGATTTGCCCGGGGAGTTGCTGGAGGCGCTGGCGCAGGAGGCTGCAAGGTTTAGCGAGCATCCAGAGGTGGTGTTGGGTGGAATTGGCGAACCGACCCATGCGCCACTGTTTGACCGTGCTGTAAAGTTGTTTGCTTCCTGTCGACTGACAGTGACCAGCAACGGAATCTCTTTGACCGAAGACCGAATCGCTAAACTAATTGCAGCCCATGTCAATAAATTGGTGATTTCCGTAGATGGCGGCGACGAGGAATATTACCGCATACGCGGCACAGATTTGCAGCAGGTGCGTGCGGGACTTGCAAATCTACGACGCCACTCTGGCGGTCCCACCCTCTGGCTGCAATTTGTCGCTTCCTGTGATAATATTGATTCGCTGCGCTCCGTGATTGATCTCGCTGCCCAAGAAAAAATCCACGGCGTAATCATATCCAATCTTGTACCCCAGACCGAGGAACACAGCGGTAAAATTCTTTATTCCCGATATCAGAATGAAGCAATGCGCAACTTGTTTAACCGGGTTCGCAATCACTCGTTTTTGCGCGGAGTGAATCTAGTTCTTCCTAATTATGAATTGAAGACCATCCGACGCTGCCGGTTTATCGACGAGGCGGCAATGATGATCAACTATCTTGGCGACGTGGTGCCGTGCTATCGTCTGGCCCATAATGGCCGGGAATATGTTTTTGAGCGACCGAAAGAAGTAGTACGTCATTCCTTTGGCTCAATTAAGAAGCAGACGCTTCGAGAGATTTGGAACAGCGAAGCCTACCGACGCTTTCGCTATACAGTGTTTACCAATCAGTACCCCTCTTGTATGGACTGTGAATTGGTGGATGGCTGTGAGATAATTAATTCAACAGTCTGGGACTGCGAAGGCAATATGCCCACTTGCGGGGATTGCTTGTGGGCCCGGAATTTTGTAATCTGTCCCTAG